One segment of Pseudobythopirellula maris DNA contains the following:
- a CDS encoding isochorismatase family protein — protein MSAPLPRHPDLLDASRSALLVIDLQSRLLAAIPTAQRDVWNASRLVEGARALGVATAATEQRPDKLGPTVPELGERLPEPLAKACFSAGERGELVRGWLDEGRDQVLLCGAETHVCVAQTAMDLLAAGLSVAIAVDAVGSRYAVDHQTALRRLESCGATLTTTEAALFEWCATSEHAEFKTISALVKEPQPE, from the coding sequence ATGAGCGCCCCCCTGCCCCGCCACCCCGATCTGCTCGACGCCAGCCGCTCGGCCCTGTTGGTGATCGACCTGCAATCGCGGCTGCTGGCGGCGATCCCCACGGCCCAGCGGGACGTGTGGAACGCGAGCCGGCTGGTCGAAGGGGCCCGCGCGTTGGGTGTCGCCACGGCCGCCACCGAGCAGCGACCCGACAAACTCGGTCCCACGGTTCCGGAGCTTGGCGAGCGGCTGCCCGAACCGCTCGCCAAGGCGTGCTTCAGCGCCGGCGAACGGGGCGAGCTGGTCCGCGGCTGGCTCGATGAGGGACGCGACCAGGTGCTCCTGTGCGGCGCCGAGACCCATGTGTGCGTCGCCCAAACGGCGATGGACTTGCTGGCGGCGGGCCTCAGCGTGGCGATCGCCGTCGACGCCGTCGGGTCACGCTACGCGGTCGACCACCAGACGGCGCTCCGCCGACTCGAGTCGTGCGGGGCCACGCTCACCACGACCGAGGCTGCGCTATTCGAGTGGTGCGCCACCTCCGAGCACGCGGAGTTCAAAACGATCAGCGCGCTGGTCAAAGAGCCGCAGCCCGAATGA
- the hslV gene encoding ATP-dependent protease subunit HslV, with product MPKRPRTRSTTILTVRKDGRVAMGGDGQVSLGDTVMKSDARKVRVLGEGRVITGFAGSAADAFALLERFEAKLKDYPKNMPRAATELAKDWRMDRALRRLEAMIAVADVENTLLVSGTGDVIQPTDGVLGIGSGGNFATAAARALVEHSSMSAEEIVREALRIAGDICVYTNHSIVVETLGGD from the coding sequence ATGCCCAAGCGACCCCGCACACGTTCGACAACGATCCTCACTGTCCGCAAGGACGGTCGCGTGGCGATGGGGGGCGACGGCCAGGTGAGCCTCGGCGACACCGTGATGAAGTCCGACGCCCGCAAGGTCCGCGTGCTGGGCGAGGGACGGGTGATCACCGGATTCGCCGGCTCGGCGGCCGACGCGTTCGCGCTCCTGGAGCGGTTCGAGGCGAAACTCAAGGACTACCCGAAGAACATGCCCCGCGCCGCCACGGAGCTCGCCAAGGACTGGCGGATGGACCGCGCGTTGCGACGGCTCGAGGCGATGATCGCCGTGGCCGACGTTGAGAACACCTTGCTGGTCTCCGGCACGGGCGACGTGATCCAGCCGACCGACGGCGTCTTGGGCATCGGCTCGGGGGGCAACTTCGCCACCGCCGCTGCCCGGGCGCTCGTGGAGCACTCCTCGATGTCTGCCGAAGAGATCGTCCGCGAGGCGCTCCGCATCGCGGGCGATATCTGCGTCTACACGAACCACAGCATTGTGGTCGAGACCTTGGGCGGCGATTGA
- the hslU gene encoding ATP-dependent protease ATPase subunit HslU, which translates to MRDLTPKQIVEELDRHIVGQADAKRAVAVAVRNRWRRQQLDDELRKEVSPKNILLIGPTGVGKTEISRRLATLTGAPFIKVEASKYTEVGYYGRDVESMIRDLVENAIGLVRTSEKERVEEEAHRKVDERILDLLVPAPASIDVGPGADDPAESHKRTREKMRAMLVGGELEDRKVEITVERKAQAMMIPGMGGPGGGDSMDIDLQGMIEKMLPKQVNRRELPVSEAREVLFEQACESLINAEQVNAKAIELAQDLGIVFLDEIDKVVATEGGKGADVSRQGVQRDLLPIVEGTTVQTRYGYVKTDHILFVAAGAFHKVSPSDLMPELQGRFPIRVELSDLTKEDFVRILTEPKGSLTKQYQALLGTERVEIEFDDSAIEALAEYAFEVNQSMQNIGARRLNTMMERLLDELSYEAPEMNGGRVPINAAYVKERLEAVTKDEDLSRYIL; encoded by the coding sequence ATGCGTGACCTGACTCCCAAGCAGATCGTCGAAGAACTCGACCGCCACATCGTCGGCCAGGCCGACGCCAAACGCGCCGTGGCGGTGGCGGTGCGCAACCGCTGGCGCCGTCAGCAGCTCGACGACGAGTTGCGCAAAGAGGTGTCGCCCAAGAACATCTTGCTGATCGGACCCACGGGCGTCGGCAAGACCGAGATCTCCCGCCGGCTGGCCACGCTCACCGGCGCGCCGTTTATCAAGGTCGAGGCCTCGAAGTACACCGAGGTCGGCTACTACGGCCGCGACGTGGAGAGCATGATCCGCGATCTGGTGGAGAACGCCATCGGCCTGGTGCGTACGAGCGAGAAGGAACGCGTCGAAGAGGAGGCCCACCGCAAGGTCGACGAGCGGATCTTGGACCTGCTCGTCCCGGCCCCGGCGTCGATCGACGTCGGCCCGGGCGCCGACGACCCGGCCGAGAGCCACAAGCGGACCCGTGAGAAGATGCGCGCGATGCTTGTCGGCGGGGAACTGGAGGACCGCAAGGTCGAGATCACGGTCGAGCGTAAGGCGCAGGCGATGATGATCCCCGGCATGGGCGGCCCCGGCGGGGGCGACTCGATGGACATCGACCTGCAGGGGATGATCGAGAAGATGCTCCCCAAGCAGGTCAATCGCCGCGAGCTGCCGGTGAGCGAGGCCCGCGAGGTGCTCTTCGAGCAGGCGTGCGAGTCGCTCATCAACGCCGAGCAGGTTAACGCCAAGGCGATCGAGCTGGCGCAAGACCTGGGGATCGTGTTCCTCGACGAGATCGATAAGGTCGTCGCGACCGAAGGGGGCAAGGGCGCCGACGTTTCGCGCCAAGGCGTGCAGCGCGACCTGCTGCCGATTGTCGAGGGCACGACGGTGCAGACCCGCTACGGCTACGTGAAGACCGACCATATCTTGTTCGTCGCGGCCGGGGCGTTCCACAAGGTCTCGCCCAGCGACCTGATGCCCGAGCTGCAGGGTCGGTTCCCGATCCGCGTCGAGCTGAGCGACCTCACGAAGGAGGACTTTGTCCGCATCCTCACCGAGCCGAAGGGCTCGCTCACCAAGCAGTACCAGGCCCTCCTGGGAACCGAGCGGGTGGAGATCGAGTTCGACGACAGCGCGATCGAGGCGTTGGCCGAGTACGCGTTCGAAGTGAACCAGTCGATGCAGAACATCGGCGCTCGGCGCCTGAACACGATGATGGAGCGGCTGCTCGACGAGCTCTCGTACGAGGCCCCCGAGATGAACGGCGGCCGGGTTCCCATCAACGCCGCTTACGTCAAAGAGCGTTTGGAAGCGGTCACTAAGGACGAAGACCTCAGCCGCTACATCCTTTAA
- a CDS encoding DUF4212 domain-containing protein: MSPNRDDLPERARAYWRANLRLIAVLLSIWAAVSYGAGIVFVEQLNRLSIGGLPLGFWVAQQGSIYVFVVLVLIYALRMQQLDRKHGFEE; encoded by the coding sequence GTGTCCCCCAACCGGGACGACCTGCCCGAGCGCGCCCGCGCTTACTGGCGAGCCAACCTGCGGCTGATCGCCGTGTTACTCTCAATCTGGGCCGCCGTTTCTTACGGCGCCGGTATCGTGTTCGTCGAGCAGCTCAACCGGCTCTCGATCGGCGGCCTGCCGCTCGGTTTCTGGGTCGCCCAGCAGGGGTCGATCTACGTGTTCGTTGTGCTGGTGCTCATCTACGCCTTGCGCATGCAACAGCTCGACCGCAAACACGGGTTCGAAGAATGA
- a CDS encoding endonuclease/exonuclease/phosphatase family protein — protein MTPSLRCAALSLTALLLSPLAVAETPVRLVTFNAEILTAPRVRAGQLNKFRFDYARTEHLERVAHVIETLSPDILNLVEVTSVEAVDQLVELLHAKGMDDYQGYHVESNDSFSGMDVALITRLPVDEVDGAKIRTIYSERGDPTWSQAFSFTGWEGDHRTSGTSLSRNAMYFMTVDGWKLGFMGLHLKSNPSDNYSNAKRGAEAVLVQRAIRGEITPRGYLPVVLGDLNDYDPEVPDRDETRSTVTTVIADLKDYDPESPGPELFNSAKFIKRQEDRYTSHWDWNENGAADSDDVMTMIDHVLLPTELEPFVKRVHVAHVVGLDTSDHFPVVVDLVLPHKE, from the coding sequence ATGACTCCTTCCCTTCGCTGCGCCGCGCTTTCGCTGACCGCCCTGCTGCTCTCGCCGCTCGCCGTGGCCGAGACGCCCGTGCGTCTCGTCACGTTCAACGCCGAGATCCTCACGGCGCCGCGCGTGCGGGCCGGGCAGCTGAATAAGTTCCGCTTCGATTACGCCCGCACCGAGCACCTGGAGCGGGTCGCCCACGTGATCGAGACGCTCTCGCCCGACATCCTCAACCTGGTCGAGGTCACCAGCGTCGAGGCGGTCGACCAGCTCGTCGAACTGCTCCACGCCAAGGGCATGGATGACTACCAGGGCTACCACGTCGAGAGCAACGACTCGTTCAGCGGCATGGACGTGGCGCTGATCACCCGCTTGCCGGTCGACGAGGTCGACGGCGCCAAGATCCGCACGATCTACTCCGAGCGCGGCGACCCGACCTGGTCCCAGGCCTTCTCGTTCACCGGCTGGGAGGGCGATCACCGCACGAGCGGCACGTCGCTGTCGCGCAACGCGATGTACTTCATGACCGTCGACGGCTGGAAGCTCGGCTTCATGGGCCTGCACCTCAAGTCGAACCCCAGCGACAACTACTCCAACGCGAAGCGTGGCGCCGAGGCCGTGCTCGTGCAGCGGGCGATCCGGGGCGAGATCACGCCGCGCGGCTACCTGCCGGTGGTCCTGGGCGACCTGAACGATTACGACCCCGAGGTGCCCGACCGCGACGAGACACGCAGCACGGTCACCACGGTGATCGCCGACTTGAAGGACTACGACCCCGAGAGCCCGGGCCCCGAGCTCTTCAACTCCGCGAAGTTCATCAAGCGGCAGGAAGACCGCTACACCTCGCACTGGGACTGGAACGAGAACGGTGCGGCGGACAGCGACGACGTGATGACGATGATCGACCACGTGCTGCTTCCCACGGAGCTCGAGCCTTTCGTCAAGCGTGTGCACGTCGCCCACGTGGTGGGTTTGGACACGTCGGACCACTTCCCAGTGGTGGTCGATCTGGTGCTGCCCCACAAGGAGTGA
- a CDS encoding POT family MFS transporter — protein MSDTASQSPYRTAPDPERTTMPPGIPYIVGNEAAERFSFYGMKAILTVFVTKHLMDSSGALAPMTAEEAKALLGWFVAAVYITPFIGALIADRWWGKYPTILWLSLFYCAGHGVLAFVDVPINGVEPRWVLYAGLGLIALGAGGIKPCVTSHVGDQFGRANAPLIERVYGWFYFSINFGAFFSMLLTPILLDRLGTAWAFGVPGVLMAVATFVFWLGRNRFVHVPPAGPSYWRETFGDDGLRAMLNLTPLLLFVAMFWSLFDQTASAWVLQAEKMDRVLFGSVEPSAAQFQAVNSMFVLTLIPLLTYVVYPFAGRFVLLTPLRKIGAGMFVAAGAFAIAGYAETLIQAGETPTIYWQVLAYFVLTVSELLISITMLEFFYTQAPRKMKSIIMAFCMLSISVGNAFTALVNIFIVREDGSVMLPGASYYWFFTVGMLITACAYVVWSQFYRGRTYLQGDEVEELAVAKP, from the coding sequence TTGTCCGACACCGCCAGCCAGTCGCCCTACCGCACCGCGCCCGACCCCGAGCGGACGACGATGCCGCCCGGCATCCCTTACATCGTCGGCAACGAGGCGGCCGAGCGGTTCAGCTTCTACGGCATGAAGGCCATCCTGACGGTCTTCGTCACGAAGCACCTGATGGACTCGTCCGGGGCGCTGGCGCCGATGACCGCCGAGGAGGCGAAGGCGCTGCTCGGCTGGTTTGTGGCCGCCGTTTACATCACGCCGTTCATCGGCGCCCTGATCGCCGACCGCTGGTGGGGCAAGTACCCCACGATCCTGTGGCTGTCGCTGTTCTATTGCGCGGGGCACGGCGTGCTCGCCTTCGTCGATGTCCCCATCAACGGCGTCGAACCTCGCTGGGTGCTCTACGCCGGGCTGGGGCTTATTGCGCTCGGAGCGGGCGGCATCAAGCCTTGCGTTACCTCGCATGTGGGCGACCAGTTCGGCAGGGCGAACGCGCCGCTGATCGAGCGGGTCTACGGTTGGTTCTACTTCTCGATCAACTTCGGGGCGTTCTTCTCGATGCTGCTCACGCCGATCTTGCTCGACCGGCTCGGCACGGCGTGGGCGTTCGGCGTGCCGGGCGTGCTGATGGCGGTCGCCACGTTCGTTTTCTGGCTCGGCCGGAACCGATTCGTCCATGTGCCGCCGGCGGGGCCCTCCTACTGGCGTGAGACGTTCGGCGACGACGGCCTGCGGGCCATGCTGAACCTGACGCCGCTCTTGCTGTTTGTGGCGATGTTCTGGTCGCTGTTCGATCAGACCGCCAGCGCCTGGGTGCTGCAAGCCGAGAAGATGGACCGAGTGCTATTCGGCTCGGTCGAACCGTCGGCCGCTCAGTTCCAGGCCGTCAATTCGATGTTCGTGCTCACCCTGATCCCGCTGCTCACGTACGTCGTTTACCCCTTTGCGGGCCGCTTTGTGCTACTGACGCCGCTGCGGAAGATCGGGGCCGGCATGTTCGTCGCCGCCGGGGCGTTCGCCATCGCCGGCTACGCCGAGACCCTGATCCAGGCGGGCGAGACGCCCACTATCTATTGGCAGGTGCTGGCCTACTTCGTGCTCACCGTCTCCGAACTGCTGATCTCGATCACGATGCTCGAGTTCTTCTACACCCAGGCGCCACGGAAGATGAAGTCGATCATCATGGCGTTCTGCATGCTCAGCATCTCGGTGGGCAATGCCTTCACGGCGCTCGTGAACATCTTCATCGTTCGCGAGGACGGCAGCGTGATGCTGCCCGGAGCAAGCTACTACTGGTTCTTCACCGTGGGCATGCTGATCACGGCGTGCGCGTACGTCGTCTGGTCGCAGTTCTACCGCGGCCGAACGTATCTGCAGGGGGACGAGGTCGAAGAACTCGCCGTGGCGAAGCCGTGA
- a CDS encoding ammonia-forming cytochrome c nitrite reductase subunit c552, which produces MKLRTAKITLGALLLVALVSGLACFFAGYMLLNIAERKHEALTPSVRVVEISNDTTDPELWGRNYPLQYDDYLKTADMVQTTYGGSEAMPNVPTDEDPRDIVSKSKLDTVPQLRRMWAGYAFSKDFREERGHAYMLTDQLYTERQKVGQPGTCINCHASTFVAMKELGDGDLFVGFEKLNAMPYMEAKEHLEHPVACIDCHDADTMALRVTRPAFMEGIAAAKAHEGIEDYDVNTMATRHEMRTYVCAQCHVEYYFKGDKKRLTYPWANGLTVDGAYEYYEETGFKDWTHAETGAPMLKAQHPEFETWSQGIHARSGVTCSDCHMPYKRVGATKISDHHVQSPLLNVNNACGTCHKYSDEELVARAESIQTRHRRLVEITLDALVDLIDDIKAAKEAGATDEQLSEAQQHQRKASFYVDYVEAENSSGFHAPQESARILGESINATRLGQVALAQALEGESGAAE; this is translated from the coding sequence ATGAAACTTCGCACGGCCAAAATCACCCTCGGCGCCCTCTTGCTGGTGGCCCTCGTCTCGGGCTTGGCTTGCTTCTTCGCCGGGTACATGCTGCTGAACATCGCCGAGCGGAAGCACGAGGCGCTCACTCCCTCGGTGCGGGTGGTCGAGATATCGAACGACACGACCGACCCCGAGCTCTGGGGACGCAACTACCCGCTGCAGTACGACGATTACCTGAAGACCGCCGACATGGTGCAAACCACCTACGGCGGCAGCGAGGCGATGCCGAACGTCCCTACGGATGAGGACCCGCGCGACATCGTCTCCAAGAGCAAGCTCGACACGGTCCCGCAGCTCCGCCGCATGTGGGCCGGCTACGCCTTCAGCAAGGACTTCCGTGAAGAGCGCGGCCACGCCTACATGCTGACCGACCAGCTCTACACCGAGCGGCAGAAGGTCGGCCAGCCGGGAACCTGCATCAACTGCCACGCCTCGACCTTCGTGGCGATGAAGGAGCTGGGCGACGGCGACCTGTTTGTCGGCTTCGAAAAACTCAACGCCATGCCGTACATGGAGGCCAAGGAGCACCTCGAGCACCCGGTCGCCTGCATCGATTGCCACGACGCGGACACGATGGCGCTCAGGGTCACCCGCCCGGCGTTCATGGAGGGCATCGCCGCCGCCAAAGCGCACGAGGGGATCGAAGACTACGACGTCAACACGATGGCCACGCGGCACGAGATGCGCACCTACGTCTGCGCCCAGTGCCACGTGGAGTACTACTTCAAGGGCGACAAGAAGCGGCTCACCTACCCCTGGGCCAACGGCCTGACGGTCGACGGCGCCTACGAGTACTACGAGGAGACCGGCTTCAAGGACTGGACCCACGCCGAGACCGGCGCCCCGATGCTCAAGGCGCAGCACCCCGAGTTCGAGACCTGGAGCCAGGGGATCCACGCCCGCAGCGGGGTGACCTGCTCCGACTGCCACATGCCGTACAAACGCGTGGGGGCCACGAAGATCAGCGACCACCACGTCCAGAGCCCGCTGCTGAACGTGAACAACGCCTGCGGCACGTGCCACAAGTACAGCGACGAGGAGCTGGTCGCCCGCGCCGAGTCGATCCAGACCCGTCACCGCCGTTTGGTGGAGATCACGCTCGACGCCCTGGTCGACCTGATCGACGACATCAAGGCGGCCAAGGAGGCGGGGGCGACCGACGAGCAGCTCAGCGAGGCGCAGCAGCATCAGCGCAAGGCGAGCTTCTACGTCGACTACGTCGAGGCGGAGAATTCCTCCGGGTTCCACGCCCCCCAGGAGTCGGCCCGCATCTTGGGCGAGTCGATCAACGCCACGCGGCTCGGCCAGGTGGCCCTGGCCCAGGCTCTCGAAGGGGAGAGCGGGGCCGCCGAGTAA
- the nrfH gene encoding cytochrome c nitrite reductase small subunit — translation MRRRLSTRGGKLFSGAALLYLLIASLLGGAGGLGAFTFGYADGASYLSNRPEACANCHAMTEHLDAWHKSSHGKFASCNDCHAPHDLIGKYYCKSRNGFFHSLAFTTGDYPDEIQMHAYNRGVVEHNCRECHAALVDEITPHGGSHAAEEGVSCLHCHATVGHDT, via the coding sequence ATGCGACGCAGGCTATCGACTCGCGGCGGCAAGCTATTCAGCGGCGCCGCCTTGCTGTATCTGCTGATCGCCTCGCTGTTGGGCGGGGCAGGCGGCCTGGGGGCCTTCACGTTCGGCTACGCCGACGGCGCCTCCTACCTCTCGAACCGTCCCGAAGCGTGCGCCAACTGCCACGCGATGACCGAGCACCTCGACGCTTGGCACAAGTCGTCGCACGGCAAGTTCGCCTCGTGCAACGATTGCCACGCCCCGCACGACTTGATCGGCAAGTACTACTGCAAGTCGCGCAACGGGTTCTTCCACTCGCTGGCGTTCACCACGGGCGACTACCCGGACGAGATCCAGATGCACGCTTACAACCGTGGCGTTGTGGAGCACAACTGCCGTGAGTGTCACGCGGCGCTCGTCGACGAGATCACACCCCACGGCGGCAGCCACGCGGCGGAAGAGGGCGTGTCGTGCCTGCATTGCCACGCGACCGTAGGGCACGACACCTAA
- a CDS encoding sodium:solute symporter family protein: MTPLETCLGSASLLAAGWSTLTWTYVFVTVTFSAYLYIGWSSRVKETEGFYVAGHGVPPMANGAATAADWMSAASFLSMAGLISFMGYDGSVYLMGWTGGYVLLTLLLAPYLRKFGKYTVPDFVGERYYSETARVIAAFCAIFISMTYVAGQMRGVGIVFSRFLEVPVWHGVVVGMVVVGLFAVLGGMKGITWTQVVQFGVLIVAFLIPAVALSCKLTGNPVPQLGMVFSDIGPKLNALQADLGFAEYTEPFSAGGRSMLDVVCFTFALMVGTAGLPHVIVRFYTTKSVRAARWSGFWALIFISLLYTTAPALAMFARTNLLQTLHGAEVSSIERLDAADGENGLAIYTLTTAGDAADPDSPGRPIEWVDSWQRTGMIRFNDANGDGVIDMTNTDGAFAEAVIDRDIIVLATPEIARLAPWVVALVATGGLAAALSTAAGLMLVISSSIAHDLYFHFFDRTASEAKRVAVGRWAIVAAIGVAGYFGVNPPGFVAQVVAFAFGLAAASFFPIILLGVFDKRTNREGATAGMLVGLIFTASYIAAARADKIFGVAEPWLDDRAWGVSAEGIGAIGCLLNLVITLVVSRMTPAPPERVQRLVESVRVPAGSHDPDAHFDESDAAHD, translated from the coding sequence ATGACGCCGCTCGAGACATGTTTGGGATCGGCCTCGCTGCTGGCGGCCGGCTGGTCGACGCTCACGTGGACTTACGTGTTCGTCACCGTGACGTTCAGCGCGTACCTCTACATCGGCTGGAGCAGCCGGGTCAAAGAGACCGAGGGGTTTTACGTCGCGGGCCACGGCGTGCCGCCGATGGCCAACGGCGCCGCCACGGCCGCCGACTGGATGAGCGCCGCCTCGTTCCTGTCGATGGCCGGGCTGATCAGCTTTATGGGCTACGACGGCTCGGTCTACCTGATGGGCTGGACCGGCGGCTACGTGCTGCTCACGCTGCTCTTGGCGCCCTACCTGCGGAAGTTTGGCAAGTACACTGTGCCCGACTTCGTCGGCGAGCGGTACTACAGCGAGACGGCCCGCGTGATCGCCGCCTTTTGCGCGATCTTCATCTCGATGACCTACGTCGCCGGCCAGATGCGCGGCGTCGGCATCGTCTTCAGCCGTTTCCTCGAGGTTCCCGTCTGGCACGGCGTGGTGGTCGGCATGGTCGTCGTCGGCTTGTTCGCCGTCTTGGGAGGCATGAAGGGCATCACCTGGACCCAGGTGGTGCAGTTCGGCGTGCTGATCGTCGCCTTCCTGATCCCCGCCGTGGCCCTCTCCTGCAAGCTCACCGGCAACCCCGTGCCGCAGCTCGGCATGGTCTTCTCGGACATCGGGCCGAAGCTCAACGCCCTGCAAGCCGACCTCGGATTCGCCGAGTACACCGAGCCGTTCTCCGCCGGGGGGCGCTCGATGCTCGACGTGGTCTGCTTCACGTTCGCGCTGATGGTCGGCACGGCCGGTCTGCCGCACGTGATCGTGCGGTTCTACACCACCAAGAGCGTGCGCGCGGCCCGCTGGTCGGGGTTCTGGGCGCTGATTTTCATCTCGTTGCTCTACACCACGGCGCCGGCGCTGGCGATGTTCGCCCGCACGAACCTGCTGCAAACGCTGCACGGCGCCGAGGTCTCCAGCATCGAGCGGCTCGATGCGGCCGACGGCGAGAACGGCCTCGCGATCTACACGCTCACCACGGCTGGCGATGCGGCCGATCCCGACAGCCCGGGCCGCCCGATCGAGTGGGTCGACAGCTGGCAGCGGACCGGCATGATCCGGTTCAACGACGCGAACGGCGACGGGGTGATCGACATGACGAACACCGATGGGGCGTTCGCCGAGGCGGTGATCGACCGCGATATCATCGTGCTCGCCACGCCCGAGATCGCACGGCTGGCGCCGTGGGTCGTCGCGCTGGTGGCTACGGGCGGCTTGGCCGCGGCCCTCTCCACGGCCGCCGGGCTGATGCTCGTGATCAGCTCGTCGATCGCCCATGATCTTTACTTCCACTTCTTCGATCGCACCGCGAGCGAGGCCAAGCGGGTGGCCGTGGGCCGCTGGGCGATTGTCGCCGCGATCGGGGTGGCCGGCTACTTTGGCGTAAACCCTCCCGGGTTCGTCGCCCAGGTCGTGGCGTTCGCCTTCGGGCTGGCGGCGGCGAGCTTCTTCCCGATCATCCTCTTGGGCGTGTTCGACAAGCGGACCAACCGCGAGGGCGCCACGGCCGGCATGCTCGTGGGCCTGATCTTCACGGCCAGCTACATCGCCGCCGCCCGGGCCGACAAGATCTTCGGCGTCGCCGAGCCTTGGCTCGACGACCGTGCGTGGGGCGTGAGCGCCGAGGGGATCGGCGCCATCGGTTGCCTGCTGAACCTGGTGATCACGCTCGTCGTGTCGCGCATGACGCCCGCTCCGCCCGAGCGGGTGCAGCGTCTCGTCGAGTCGGTCCGTGTGCCCGCGGGCAGCCACGACCCCGACGCGCACTTCGACGAGAGCGACGCGGCCCACGACTGA
- a CDS encoding DUF1559 family PulG-like putative transporter, whose translation MLTKKPRGAAQTAAFTLVELLVVIAIIGILVALLLPAVQSARESARRISCVNKVKQVGLACANYQSANKVFPKGRGWPDWTISGSIASGSSYQSIDPNDNNSVTETYSVHVRVLPYMEEQNIYDLIDFNRPFGPLMTSNGVPVNPNYQALSQAANIFVCPSDANTGIGVSENNYVYNFGGDTPYAGADSAGSKQINQTASVTVPALGKTFELNSGGNGAFTIAEGIKPGKFIDGLSKTAMWSERIKGQGGDPLGTPTLAEMRRVEPAMASFKQALNVVIYPRCLALPLDAGNQYTHVAFGRWLQTPTSNGDTFTNGWPIAAYSSTMYNHVAEPNAPGMDCGSSYISDRPWEYSMVSARSMHGGGVVNVCFADGHVAAVTDSIDLEVWRAAGTRNGEESLSIDF comes from the coding sequence CGCTCAGACGGCCGCCTTCACACTCGTCGAGTTGCTCGTGGTGATCGCCATCATCGGCATCCTGGTCGCTCTGCTGTTGCCGGCGGTGCAATCGGCCCGCGAGTCGGCCCGGCGAATCTCTTGCGTCAACAAGGTCAAGCAGGTCGGCCTGGCATGCGCCAATTACCAGAGCGCGAACAAGGTGTTCCCCAAGGGCCGTGGCTGGCCCGATTGGACGATCAGCGGATCGATCGCGAGCGGATCGAGCTATCAGTCTATCGACCCGAACGATAACAACTCAGTAACCGAGACCTACTCCGTTCATGTCCGCGTTCTGCCCTACATGGAAGAGCAGAACATCTACGATTTGATCGATTTCAATAGGCCTTTCGGGCCGTTGATGACGTCGAACGGCGTCCCGGTGAATCCCAATTACCAGGCCCTCAGCCAAGCGGCCAACATCTTCGTATGTCCTAGCGACGCTAATACGGGGATCGGCGTTTCGGAAAACAATTACGTTTACAACTTCGGCGGCGACACGCCCTACGCCGGCGCCGACTCGGCCGGCAGCAAGCAGATCAACCAGACCGCCTCGGTCACGGTTCCGGCCTTGGGAAAGACCTTCGAACTGAACAGCGGAGGCAATGGGGCCTTTACGATCGCCGAAGGGATCAAGCCGGGAAAGTTTATCGACGGGCTTTCAAAGACGGCGATGTGGTCGGAGCGTATCAAGGGCCAGGGGGGCGACCCGCTTGGGACTCCCACCCTGGCCGAGATGCGGCGTGTCGAGCCCGCCATGGCTAGCTTTAAGCAGGCGCTCAACGTCGTCATTTACCCACGCTGCCTTGCCCTCCCGCTCGATGCGGGCAATCAATACACCCATGTCGCGTTTGGTCGCTGGCTCCAAACGCCCACCTCAAACGGCGACACCTTCACCAACGGTTGGCCGATCGCGGCTTATTCCAGCACGATGTACAACCACGTGGCTGAACCCAACGCCCCCGGCATGGACTGCGGGAGCAGCTATATCTCTGATCGGCCGTGGGAATACTCCATGGTCTCGGCGCGTAGTATGCACGGCGGCGGGGTCGTGAACGTCTGCTTTGCCGATGGGCACGTGGCTGCGGTGACGGACAGCATCGACCTGGAAGTTTGGAGAGCCGCCGGAACCCGCAACGGCGAAGAAAGTCTCTCGATCGACTTCTGA